One stretch of Ktedonobacteraceae bacterium DNA includes these proteins:
- a CDS encoding FAD-binding oxidoreductase has translation MRAFPLDLFGFRGILFSMTRQQELHPFPNPFGIEMNRRKFLALSVLGAVPCILSACQNGPSGTATITPTPRPSPTQQPSPTPQPSPTPRPSPADADWKTLASSLQGTLVRPSSPGYATALQLFDPRFDSIQPAAIAYCVSPADVQQCLSFVRSFAVSFAPRSGGHSYAGYSTSTGLVIDVTRMNTIKVDSSSGLATIGAGARLIDIYAALSQYNLALPGGSCPTVGIAGLTLGGGVGVLGRKFGLTCDTLQSAQIVVADGRVLTCDANTNADLFWALRGGGGGNFGVVTSFTFQAQPVSALSLFTLYWPWSQAANVVDAWQNWAPQAPDALWSNCVLEATADKSAGPVVLANGVYVGDVSALNTLLQQLINRVGSAPSSRYASNSGLLDTMMVEAGCYGKTVSECHLPSQNPQGQLQRTAYGAKSDYFNSLLPRQGINSLVNAIAQRQASTFGNGGIGLDAFGGAINRVAADATAFVHRNALFSAQYTANWNAGDPDSIVNANTSWLSSIWQSMRPYASGYAYQNYIDPNLANWQQAYYGSNLPRLQQIKAAYDPNNLFHFAQSIPPAS, from the coding sequence ATGAGGGCATTTCCACTTGACCTTTTCGGGTTTCGTGGTATACTTTTCTCCATGACCAGGCAACAGGAACTGCATCCATTCCCGAACCCATTTGGGATTGAAATGAACCGGCGTAAATTCCTCGCTTTGAGCGTCCTGGGAGCAGTTCCCTGCATCTTGAGCGCCTGTCAGAATGGCCCATCCGGTACGGCTACCATTACACCCACGCCTCGCCCGTCACCTACTCAGCAGCCGTCACCCACACCGCAGCCGTCACCCACACCGCGTCCTTCACCTGCGGATGCCGATTGGAAAACCCTGGCTTCCAGCCTGCAAGGAACCCTGGTTCGACCGAGCAGCCCTGGTTATGCGACTGCATTGCAGCTTTTCGATCCACGCTTCGACAGCATTCAACCAGCGGCCATTGCCTACTGCGTCTCGCCTGCCGACGTGCAGCAGTGCCTCAGTTTCGTGCGCTCGTTCGCAGTGTCGTTCGCGCCCCGCAGCGGTGGCCATTCCTATGCAGGCTATTCAACCAGTACCGGCCTGGTAATTGATGTCACCCGCATGAATACCATCAAAGTGGATAGCAGCAGCGGTCTGGCTACCATCGGCGCAGGCGCGCGACTCATCGATATTTACGCGGCCCTGTCGCAGTATAACCTGGCGCTCCCCGGCGGTTCCTGCCCAACTGTAGGTATTGCCGGGCTAACGCTGGGAGGTGGCGTTGGTGTGCTGGGACGCAAGTTCGGCCTCACCTGCGATACGCTGCAATCGGCGCAGATTGTCGTTGCCGATGGACGCGTACTCACCTGCGATGCGAATACCAACGCTGACCTCTTCTGGGCGCTGCGCGGCGGTGGTGGCGGCAATTTTGGCGTCGTCACATCCTTTACGTTCCAGGCGCAGCCCGTCTCTGCACTCTCGCTTTTCACGCTGTACTGGCCCTGGAGCCAGGCGGCCAATGTTGTCGACGCCTGGCAAAACTGGGCGCCCCAGGCCCCGGACGCGCTCTGGTCGAATTGCGTACTCGAAGCCACTGCTGATAAGAGTGCTGGCCCGGTTGTGCTTGCGAATGGTGTCTATGTTGGAGATGTCTCCGCACTGAATACGCTGCTCCAGCAACTGATCAATCGCGTTGGTTCCGCGCCATCGAGTCGTTACGCCTCGAATTCAGGCCTGCTCGATACAATGATGGTCGAGGCCGGCTGTTATGGTAAGACGGTGAGTGAGTGTCACCTGCCGAGCCAGAATCCACAGGGCCAGTTGCAGCGCACCGCCTATGGCGCTAAATCGGACTACTTCAATAGTCTGTTGCCGCGTCAGGGCATCAATAGCCTGGTAAACGCGATTGCACAACGCCAGGCTTCCACATTTGGTAATGGCGGTATCGGGCTGGATGCGTTTGGCGGGGCTATTAATCGCGTTGCCGCGGATGCAACTGCTTTTGTGCATCGCAATGCCCTTTTCAGTGCCCAGTATACCGCCAACTGGAATGCTGGTGATCCTGACTCCATTGTCAATGCCAACACTTCCTGGTTATCCAGCATCTGGCAGAGCATGCGCCCCTATGCCAGCGGATACGCATACCAGAACTACATTGATCCCAACCTTGCCAACTGGCAACAGGCCTACTACGGTTCCAACCTGCCGCGATTGCAACAAATCAAAGCTGCCTACGATCCCAATAATCTCTTCCACTTCGCCCAGAGCATTCCCCCGGCCTCCTAA
- a CDS encoding carboxylesterase/lipase family protein: MSDAIVETRYGKVRGTNHGTVSVWKAIPFAQPPVGALRFRAPQPPAPWSHVRDATAFGPIAPQATLQGNGFFGARRLTQEPESEDCLYLNIWSPVPQADGKKRPVMVWIHGGAFTMGSGSTATYDGTNFAMHGDVVVVTLNYRLGALGFLYLEELAGEQYATSGNNGLLDQIAALQWVRDNIEAFGGDPNAVTIFGESAGAMSIGALLAMPAAKGLFRHAILQSGAAHNVRSKEAASQIAYQFLQALNLKEDELASLLQEPTDALLAAQAVVLRKHVSLAFGPVVDGISLPLAPSAAIASGMAKDVTVLIGTNHDEMKLFRVGPAATEPDARVLQRTFGAAADTAIATYTSARPELPLSDVWTAVLTDQVFRIPAIRLAEKQAQQGAPVWMYRFDWATPAFGGIFGASHALEIPFVWDNLDTPGLGMLLQDFPGRQQLANRMHHAWIAFARTGNPNAPDLPPWPRYDTLRRATMLFDEVCRVVDDPQSEERLVWDGLM, encoded by the coding sequence ATGAGTGATGCCATCGTGGAGACGCGCTACGGCAAAGTGCGTGGGACGAATCATGGCACGGTCAGTGTGTGGAAAGCTATTCCATTCGCGCAACCACCCGTGGGAGCATTGCGTTTTCGCGCGCCACAACCACCGGCGCCCTGGTCGCATGTACGTGACGCGACAGCATTTGGCCCCATTGCGCCTCAAGCCACTTTACAAGGCAACGGCTTCTTCGGTGCGCGGCGGTTGACGCAGGAACCCGAAAGCGAAGATTGCCTGTACCTGAATATCTGGTCGCCGGTGCCACAGGCTGATGGCAAGAAGCGACCCGTGATGGTCTGGATACATGGGGGAGCGTTTACGATGGGGTCAGGCTCGACCGCTACCTATGATGGCACGAACTTTGCCATGCATGGCGATGTTGTCGTGGTAACACTCAACTACCGGCTGGGCGCGCTCGGATTCCTTTACCTGGAAGAGCTGGCCGGAGAACAATATGCCACATCGGGCAACAATGGTTTACTCGACCAGATAGCGGCGCTGCAATGGGTGCGCGACAATATCGAGGCCTTCGGCGGCGATCCCAACGCGGTCACGATCTTCGGCGAATCGGCCGGGGCGATGAGTATCGGAGCCTTGCTCGCTATGCCCGCGGCAAAGGGCCTTTTCCGTCATGCCATTCTTCAAAGCGGCGCCGCTCATAATGTGCGCAGCAAAGAGGCGGCCAGCCAGATCGCTTACCAGTTCCTGCAGGCGCTCAATCTGAAAGAGGACGAGTTGGCATCGCTGCTCCAGGAGCCGACTGATGCTTTGCTGGCAGCGCAGGCCGTTGTATTACGCAAGCATGTCAGCCTCGCATTCGGGCCTGTTGTTGATGGTATTTCCCTCCCCCTTGCTCCCAGCGCCGCGATTGCAAGCGGCATGGCAAAAGATGTGACCGTGCTGATTGGCACCAACCACGACGAGATGAAGCTCTTCCGCGTGGGCCCTGCCGCGACAGAACCTGACGCAAGAGTACTGCAACGCACATTCGGAGCGGCCGCTGATACAGCCATTGCCACCTACACCTCTGCCCGCCCGGAGTTGCCGCTTTCCGACGTCTGGACGGCTGTGCTGACCGACCAGGTATTTCGCATTCCGGCCATTCGGCTGGCCGAAAAGCAGGCACAACAAGGAGCGCCTGTGTGGATGTATCGTTTCGACTGGGCTACCCCTGCCTTTGGCGGCATTTTCGGTGCCAGCCACGCGCTAGAAATCCCTTTCGTCTGGGATAATCTCGACACGCCGGGGTTAGGCATGCTGCTCCAGGATTTCCCGGGACGCCAGCAGCTTGCTAATCGCATGCATCATGCCTGGATCGCCTTCGCGCGTACCGGTAACCCCAACGCACCCGATCTGCCGCCATGGCCCCGTTACGATACCCTTCGCCGCGCCACAATGCTGTTTGATGAAGTATGCCGTGTGGTCGATGATCCGCAGAGTGAAGAACGCCTGGTTTGGGACGGGCTGATGTGA
- a CDS encoding CocE/NonD family hydrolase, giving the protein MAMQLGQEITVDFDVPASMRDGTVLRSNVYRPAGDGQWPVLLTRLPYGKDFPIGTAVMDPAQVARRGYVVIVQDTRGRLTSEGEWNPFHNEDQDGFDTVEWAARLPYSNGSVGMYGISYFGFTQWSAAVLQPPALKAMVPVQTWNDPLNGVLFRGGALQLGLANWDLQMNLDVLMRRHRGNPEALGRAIYMLAAEMDNLASRGYWELPLRDFAPFKRQGIDSTFFSLVEKPMDRSSLDYMTLLEKRERVTVPTFNVAGWYDIFLQDTIDNFTFMRHSGSTSEARQSKLLIGPWSHGGMNNPIGDMNFGFGASAAYINLQIDLTSLQVRWFDHWLKGIDTGMMREAPIRLFVMGANIWRDEQEWPLARAVETRFYLRSNGQANTLNGDGTLSTESPDNEPFDQFVYDPANPVMTRGGALLMSPEFRAGPLDQTPIEIRPDVLVYTTPVLEQDVEVTGPITMHLWAVSSAPDTDFVARLVDVHPNGFAQILTDGIIRARYRNFARGEAPSLIEPGRAYEYEIDLWSTSNVFKAGHRIRLDVTSSGFPRWDRNPNTGHDFGVDIELAVAHQTILHDRDHPSYIVLPVVPGQ; this is encoded by the coding sequence ATGGCAATGCAACTGGGTCAGGAAATCACCGTCGATTTTGATGTACCGGCCAGCATGAGAGATGGCACCGTATTACGTTCCAATGTGTACAGGCCCGCGGGCGATGGTCAATGGCCGGTTCTGCTCACACGTCTACCTTATGGCAAGGATTTCCCCATTGGGACTGCCGTCATGGACCCTGCGCAGGTGGCGCGACGGGGCTATGTCGTGATTGTACAGGATACGCGCGGGCGCCTGACTTCGGAGGGCGAATGGAATCCCTTTCACAATGAAGATCAGGATGGGTTCGATACCGTTGAATGGGCCGCCAGGTTGCCCTACAGTAACGGCAGCGTCGGTATGTACGGCATCTCTTATTTCGGCTTCACGCAATGGTCCGCCGCCGTACTCCAGCCGCCCGCACTGAAGGCAATGGTACCCGTTCAAACCTGGAATGACCCATTGAACGGCGTCCTCTTCCGCGGTGGAGCATTGCAGCTTGGGCTGGCGAACTGGGATTTGCAAATGAATCTCGATGTGCTGATGCGCCGTCATCGTGGGAATCCAGAGGCTCTAGGGCGCGCAATCTATATGCTTGCCGCCGAAATGGATAACCTGGCGAGCCGGGGTTACTGGGAATTGCCACTGCGGGATTTCGCGCCTTTCAAACGGCAAGGCATCGATTCCACCTTCTTCTCGCTCGTCGAAAAGCCGATGGATCGTTCTTCGCTCGATTACATGACGTTGCTGGAGAAACGCGAGCGTGTCACGGTTCCTACGTTTAACGTCGCCGGCTGGTACGATATCTTCCTGCAGGATACCATCGACAATTTCACCTTCATGCGCCATTCTGGCAGCACGTCAGAGGCGCGGCAGAGCAAGTTGCTGATCGGCCCCTGGTCGCATGGTGGAATGAACAATCCCATTGGCGATATGAATTTTGGCTTTGGCGCTTCCGCCGCCTACATCAACCTGCAGATCGACCTGACAAGCCTGCAAGTACGCTGGTTCGACCACTGGCTTAAGGGGATCGACACGGGCATGATGCGTGAGGCACCGATTCGCCTGTTCGTGATGGGCGCGAATATCTGGCGCGACGAGCAGGAATGGCCGCTGGCGCGAGCAGTCGAGACACGCTTCTACCTGCGCAGCAATGGCCAGGCCAATACACTGAACGGAGATGGTACTTTGAGTACTGAAAGTCCCGATAATGAGCCGTTCGATCAATTTGTCTACGATCCGGCCAATCCGGTGATGACGCGTGGCGGCGCGCTACTGATGTCGCCGGAATTTCGTGCTGGTCCGCTTGATCAAACTCCCATTGAAATCCGCCCGGATGTCCTGGTCTATACGACGCCCGTATTGGAGCAGGATGTAGAGGTCACTGGCCCCATCACCATGCATCTCTGGGCCGTTTCCAGCGCGCCGGATACTGATTTTGTGGCGCGCCTCGTGGATGTGCATCCCAATGGCTTCGCGCAAATTCTGACCGATGGCATCATTCGCGCGCGCTACCGCAACTTTGCTCGCGGCGAGGCTCCTTCCCTCATTGAGCCGGGCAGAGCCTATGAATATGAAATTGATCTCTGGTCAACCAGTAACGTCTTCAAGGCCGGGCATCGCATTCGCCTGGATGTGACAAGCAGTGGTTTCCCGCGCTGGGACCGCAATCCCAATACAGGGCACGATTTTGGTGTAGATATAGAGCTGGCAGTAGCACATCAGACAATATTGCATGACCGTGACCATCCATCCTACATAGTACTGCCGGTTGTGCCCGGGCAGTAG
- a CDS encoding aminotransferase class V-fold PLP-dependent enzyme, whose protein sequence is MSGATGDTRNTLPIDLVEMQQAEEAFRQAYPSFESTSLLDDLRETEYVRLDELDHIYLDYTGGGLYADSQLREHFELLRQNVFGNPHSLNPTSRAMTELVERARASVLDFFHASPDEYAVIFTSNASNALKLVGEAYPFQDGGQFLLLFDNHNSVNGIREFARTKGASFTYLPVMAPELRAEEDLLFSFLDLGRRYTHPLFAYPAQSNFTGVQHPLEWIEEAQKRGWDVLLDAAAFVPTNRLDLSRWHPDFVPLSFYKMFGYPTGVGCLLARKASLAKLQRPWFAGGTVWGISVQGDGYVMLSGGEGFEDGTVNYLNLPAVEIGLKHLESIGMETIHERVCCLTGWLLDALLSLRHSNGNPLIEVYGPHDTTMRGGTIALNFLDPDGTIIDERVIDRKASEIRLSLRTGCFCNPGAGEAAFNLSKEALHKIFHEKPQETLPQLFQGEKGMTWDEFLADLGMQSGGAVRVSLGLATNFADVYQLVQFARTFVDTFPGETDLPPRLHC, encoded by the coding sequence ATGAGCGGAGCCACAGGTGACACAAGAAATACTCTTCCCATTGACTTAGTGGAAATGCAGCAGGCAGAAGAGGCATTCCGGCAGGCATATCCATCCTTTGAAAGCACGTCCTTGCTGGATGATCTGCGGGAAACCGAGTATGTACGCCTGGACGAGCTGGATCATATCTACCTCGATTATACCGGCGGCGGACTCTATGCCGATAGCCAGCTGCGCGAACACTTTGAACTGCTGCGCCAGAACGTCTTCGGCAATCCACACTCGCTCAATCCCACCTCGCGCGCGATGACCGAACTGGTCGAACGAGCACGTGCCAGCGTGCTGGACTTTTTCCATGCCTCACCCGACGAATACGCGGTCATTTTCACATCCAATGCCAGCAATGCATTGAAGCTGGTTGGTGAGGCCTATCCTTTTCAGGATGGCGGCCAGTTCCTGTTGCTCTTCGATAACCACAACTCGGTCAATGGCATCCGCGAGTTTGCGCGTACCAAGGGCGCCTCTTTTACCTACCTGCCCGTTATGGCTCCCGAACTACGGGCCGAGGAAGATCTACTCTTCTCGTTCTTAGATCTGGGCAGGCGTTATACGCATCCCTTATTTGCCTATCCCGCGCAATCCAATTTTACCGGCGTGCAGCATCCGCTAGAATGGATCGAAGAAGCTCAGAAGAGAGGATGGGATGTGCTGCTGGACGCGGCAGCGTTTGTGCCCACCAATCGCCTGGACCTCTCCCGCTGGCACCCCGATTTTGTGCCGCTCTCGTTCTACAAGATGTTCGGCTATCCGACGGGCGTGGGCTGTTTGCTGGCGCGCAAGGCTTCGCTGGCTAAATTGCAGCGGCCCTGGTTCGCGGGCGGAACGGTGTGGGGCATTTCGGTACAGGGCGATGGCTATGTCATGCTTTCAGGTGGCGAGGGATTTGAGGATGGGACGGTCAACTACCTCAATCTGCCAGCCGTCGAAATCGGCTTGAAACACCTCGAATCTATCGGTATGGAAACCATCCACGAACGGGTTTGCTGCCTGACCGGCTGGCTACTCGACGCCCTGCTGTCCCTGCGCCACAGCAATGGGAACCCGCTTATCGAAGTTTACGGTCCGCACGATACTACTATGCGCGGAGGAACCATCGCGCTCAATTTTCTTGACCCGGATGGTACAATCATCGATGAGCGCGTGATTGACCGCAAGGCTAGCGAAATCCGTCTCTCACTGCGTACTGGCTGTTTCTGCAACCCGGGCGCAGGTGAGGCCGCTTTCAACCTGTCGAAAGAGGCGCTGCATAAAATCTTTCATGAGAAGCCACAAGAGACTCTTCCACAGCTTTTTCAGGGTGAGAAGGGTATGACCTGGGATGAATTTCTGGCCGATTTGGGCATGCAGAGCGGCGGTGCTGTGCGCGTCTCGCTGGGCCTCGCCACGAACTTCGCGGATGTGTACCAGCTGGTGCAATTTGCCAGAACTTTCGTGGATACTTTTCCGGGAGAAACCGATTTGCCGCCAAGGTTGCATTGTTAA
- a CDS encoding hydantoinase/oxoprolinase family protein, with product MEGIAAHHRIGVDIGGTFTDLVLFDDAGGNFAVGKTLTTPRDPSQAVEMLILDTLERVQLDTGLVQQIIHGTTLVTNAIIERTGSPTALLATQGFRDSTEIGREHRYELYDLMLEMPQPLVSRYLRFDVPQRTLAGGETLQELDITFVERLTRELVANGIEAIAITFLHSFTNPAAEREARAVIQRIAPNMRVSISSEVVPEIREFERTSTTLANVYVQDRVERYLRELQARLERIGFHGSIFLMTSSGGIVTIDTAIRFPVRLLESGPAAGALAAASYGTACGYDDLLSFDMGGTTAKFCVIDQGQPLTTSNFEVDRRYRLKKGSGLPIKLPVIEMIEIGAGGGSIARIDPLGLLKVGPESAGADPGPACYGLGGTEPTVTDADLVLGYLDPDYFLGGQFKIDLAAARQAIEEQIARPLGLSIEEAAWGIHQVVNENMANAARIHTLERGKDPHRFPVFAFGGAGPVHGFRIARALGSPALIAPFGAGVMSAFGFLTAPLAFDFVRSWRGRLDTLDWDRANALLAEMEAEGQALLEQSGVSSEQINHRRQADMRYVGQGHEIAVPLPPGHLSSESVPTILKSFEEVYRNLYERLSPSVPVEIINWRIVSSSPAPKIRLQASGEQQEAGQAVHKGYRKAYFPEPGGYVDTPVYNRYGLVSGMSFSGPAIVEERESTVIIGPDSRFRIDEQRNLIVEL from the coding sequence ATGGAGGGTATTGCCGCCCATCACAGGATAGGGGTAGATATTGGCGGAACCTTCACCGACCTCGTCCTATTTGACGATGCCGGTGGCAATTTCGCTGTTGGCAAAACGCTCACCACGCCGCGCGATCCTTCTCAGGCCGTCGAAATGCTCATCCTCGATACCCTTGAGCGCGTGCAGCTCGACACGGGGCTGGTTCAGCAGATTATCCATGGCACGACGTTAGTCACCAATGCCATTATCGAGCGCACCGGTTCGCCAACCGCGCTGCTCGCCACGCAGGGATTCCGCGACTCTACAGAAATCGGGCGCGAACATCGCTACGAACTCTACGATCTGATGCTGGAAATGCCGCAGCCACTGGTATCTCGCTACCTGCGGTTTGACGTGCCTCAAAGGACGCTTGCAGGCGGTGAGACACTCCAGGAGCTAGATATCACCTTTGTCGAGCGACTGACCCGCGAACTGGTTGCCAATGGCATAGAGGCCATCGCCATAACCTTTCTACATAGCTTCACCAATCCTGCCGCCGAACGGGAAGCGCGAGCCGTCATACAACGCATCGCTCCCAATATGCGCGTCTCCATCTCATCAGAGGTGGTGCCTGAAATCCGCGAGTTTGAACGAACCTCGACGACGCTTGCGAATGTCTATGTGCAGGATCGCGTTGAAAGGTATTTACGCGAGTTGCAGGCACGCCTGGAGCGCATCGGATTTCACGGTAGTATCTTCTTGATGACTTCCAGCGGTGGCATCGTTACAATAGACACGGCCATTCGCTTTCCGGTGCGGCTGCTCGAATCGGGTCCGGCGGCGGGGGCACTGGCGGCAGCCAGCTACGGAACCGCCTGCGGTTACGATGACCTGCTCTCGTTCGATATGGGTGGAACCACCGCCAAGTTCTGCGTCATCGACCAGGGCCAGCCGCTCACTACCAGCAATTTCGAGGTTGACCGGCGCTACCGCTTGAAAAAGGGATCAGGGCTGCCGATCAAGCTGCCGGTGATCGAGATGATCGAGATCGGCGCCGGTGGCGGCTCTATAGCCCGTATAGACCCGCTGGGATTATTGAAAGTAGGGCCAGAATCGGCAGGCGCTGATCCAGGCCCCGCCTGCTACGGCCTGGGTGGAACCGAGCCTACTGTAACCGATGCCGACCTTGTGCTTGGCTATCTTGACCCCGACTACTTCCTCGGCGGCCAGTTCAAAATAGACCTCGCGGCGGCTCGACAGGCCATTGAAGAACAAATTGCCCGGCCATTAGGACTCTCGATTGAGGAAGCGGCCTGGGGCATCCACCAGGTAGTAAACGAAAACATGGCGAATGCTGCCCGTATCCATACACTTGAACGCGGCAAAGACCCGCATCGCTTTCCGGTCTTCGCCTTTGGGGGAGCAGGACCCGTACATGGTTTTCGTATCGCTAGAGCTTTGGGATCTCCGGCGTTGATCGCGCCTTTTGGGGCGGGAGTAATGAGCGCGTTTGGCTTTTTAACGGCCCCGCTCGCCTTTGACTTCGTGCGCTCCTGGCGCGGCCGCCTCGATACCCTGGATTGGGACAGGGCCAACGCGCTGCTCGCTGAAATGGAGGCAGAGGGCCAGGCGCTGTTAGAGCAGTCCGGCGTTTCCTCAGAGCAGATAAACCATCGTCGCCAGGCGGATATGCGCTATGTTGGTCAGGGTCATGAGATAGCGGTGCCTCTACCGCCCGGTCACCTGAGTAGTGAAAGCGTCCCCACGATTCTCAAATCCTTCGAAGAGGTCTATCGCAACCTCTATGAACGGCTCAGCCCGTCCGTGCCGGTTGAGATTATCAACTGGCGTATCGTTTCGTCCAGTCCCGCGCCAAAGATACGCTTGCAAGCGTCTGGAGAACAGCAGGAAGCGGGTCAAGCTGTTCACAAGGGATATCGCAAGGCCTATTTCCCTGAGCCGGGCGGTTATGTCGATACGCCTGTGTATAACCGTTATGGCCTGGTGTCCGGCATGAGCTTCAGCGGGCCTGCCATCGTTGAAGAGCGTGAGTCGACGGTGATCATAGGGCCAGACAGCCGTTTTCGCATCGATGAGCAGCGCAATCTGATTGTTGAATTGTAA
- a CDS encoding hydantoinase B/oxoprolinase family protein, translating to MRNTLDPITLEVLWNRLLAVVNEQQVTLMRTAFSTIVRESQDLACGVFDTHGWMIAQSLTGTPGHINAMATGVRHFLQAYPPETLQPGDVLITNDPWQTAGQINDMTILTPVFIGERVVAYFASTCHSPDIGGRIFSGEAREVFEEGLRIPITKLFMRNEPNAELFKIIRANVRTPDETVGDLYAQTASNAVGARELLHFMKEFGLDSIDPLADEIITRSEQAMRNAIRALPNGRYENESWSDGYDEPIRINVTVTIEDEDMFIDFTGSSPQSSRGINVVLNYTHAYASFAIKAAVSPEVPHNEGAFRPVHVSAPPGSILNCLEPAPVASRHVIGHFLPGVIFGALAPAMPGKLMACGADPIWISVWHGKWPVSQESFTFSLFQCGGTGARAIKDGLNTTGFPSGVAGVPAEVMESLTPLVQHRRELRTDSGGPGTYRGGLGQWTEFGNPARVPWGVSALVDRTQFPATGLEGGKSGAPGEFLVNNSIRPQAKALVPLAPDARVQLNLPGGGGYGDPFKRPIELVLKDVVNGYVSLEAAEREYGVVIRYLGSEKALVRPPNLYMVDEEATEALRKTLPGSTH from the coding sequence ATGAGGAATACACTTGATCCAATAACGTTAGAAGTGTTGTGGAATCGGCTGCTTGCGGTGGTGAACGAGCAGCAGGTCACACTGATGCGCACCGCTTTCAGTACCATTGTGCGCGAATCGCAGGACCTGGCATGCGGCGTATTTGATACACACGGGTGGATGATTGCGCAATCGTTGACCGGCACGCCCGGCCATATCAACGCCATGGCAACCGGAGTGCGCCATTTCTTGCAAGCGTATCCACCGGAAACGCTGCAGCCGGGCGATGTGCTGATTACCAACGATCCCTGGCAGACGGCCGGGCAGATCAACGATATGACGATCCTGACTCCCGTCTTCATAGGTGAGCGCGTCGTGGCTTATTTTGCCAGCACCTGCCATTCACCCGATATCGGCGGCCGCATCTTCTCAGGTGAGGCGCGCGAAGTTTTCGAGGAGGGCCTGCGCATCCCCATCACCAAATTATTCATGCGCAATGAACCGAATGCCGAGCTTTTCAAGATTATCCGCGCCAACGTGCGCACCCCTGATGAAACAGTTGGCGACCTGTACGCGCAGACGGCCTCGAACGCGGTCGGCGCTCGCGAACTGCTGCACTTTATGAAGGAGTTCGGGCTAGACTCCATCGATCCGCTTGCAGACGAGATCATTACTCGTTCCGAACAGGCGATGCGCAATGCTATTCGCGCTCTTCCCAACGGACGCTACGAGAACGAGTCGTGGAGCGATGGCTATGACGAACCCATCCGTATCAACGTCACGGTCACTATCGAGGACGAAGATATGTTTATCGACTTCACGGGTTCATCGCCGCAAAGTTCGCGTGGCATCAACGTGGTGCTGAATTATACCCACGCCTATGCCTCGTTTGCCATCAAAGCTGCCGTAAGCCCGGAGGTACCGCATAACGAGGGCGCATTTCGTCCCGTGCATGTGAGCGCGCCGCCCGGTTCTATCCTGAACTGCCTTGAGCCTGCGCCTGTTGCCTCGCGGCATGTGATCGGACATTTCCTGCCCGGAGTCATCTTTGGCGCGCTGGCACCCGCGATGCCAGGCAAATTGATGGCCTGTGGCGCCGACCCGATCTGGATCTCCGTCTGGCACGGCAAATGGCCCGTTTCCCAGGAATCCTTCACCTTCAGTCTTTTCCAGTGTGGTGGAACGGGTGCGCGAGCCATCAAGGATGGGTTAAATACCACAGGATTTCCCAGTGGGGTGGCCGGCGTGCCAGCCGAAGTGATGGAAAGCCTGACGCCGCTGGTGCAGCATCGCCGCGAGTTGCGTACCGACTCCGGCGGTCCTGGCACTTATCGTGGTGGCCTGGGGCAATGGACAGAGTTTGGTAATCCTGCCCGCGTACCCTGGGGTGTTTCCGCGCTGGTCGACCGCACCCAATTTCCCGCTACCGGGCTTGAAGGCGGGAAATCCGGCGCCCCCGGCGAATTTCTCGTCAACAACAGCATTCGCCCGCAAGCCAAGGCGCTCGTCCCCCTCGCACCGGATGCCCGCGTGCAACTGAACCTGCCCGGCGGTGGTGGCTATGGCGATCCTTTCAAACGTCCCATCGAGCTTGTCCTGAAGGATGTCGTGAACGGCTATGTCTCGCTCGAAGCCGCCGAGCGCGAATATGGCGTCGTGATTCGCTATCTTGGGAGTGAGAAGGCGCTTGTAAGGCCACCGAATCTTTATATGGTTGATGAGGAGGCAACGGAAGCACTCAGAAAGACTTTACCAGGAAGCACGCACTAG